AACCACGCCTGGCATCAGTCCTCTTGCTCGCAATTTGCGGGCAGTACCTTTTCCAACGCCGTCTCTTCGTTCGGCAATAAGTTTGATTTCATCCATTTCTATCTCAACCTCCAAATATTTATTTTCATATCAGTCGGGAAAATCGTTAAACAGCGAAGAAACCGATTTTTCACCCGATATTCTCATAATGGCTTCGCCAAAAAGATTGGCGCAGGACATCACCTCAAATTTATCCGTCAGTTTTTTCTGAGGTCCATTTATCGAATCGGAAATAAACATCTTCTTTATAGCCGATTCCTGGATTCTTTCTATGGCATTACCGGAAAGCACGGCATGCGTACAAATCGCCATAATGCTGATCGCCCCGGCATTGGCCAAAGCATTGGCGGCCTGGCACAGAGTGCCGGCGGTATCAACCATATCATCGCGAATTATAATATTCTTATCCTTTACATTACCGATAATATTGACCACTTCCGAAAAATTCGGCGCCGGGCGCCTCTTATCTATAATGGCCAGGTCGGCCTTAAAATGCTTGGCAAAGGCCCTCGCCATTTTTATCGAACCGACATCCGGCGAAACGATTACGAGCGGATCGCACTCAATATTTGAAACCATATCCTTAAAGACTCTGGTCGAATAAAGGTGGTCGTGAGGAAGATCGAAGAAACCCTGAATTTGGGAAGCGTGAAGATCCAGCGTGATAATCCTCTGGGCGCCCGCAGTCGTGATCAGATTAGCCATTAACTTGGCCGCAATCGCCACCCGGGGCCGGTCTTTGCGATCCTGCCGCGCATAACCGAAATAAGGAATTACCGCCGTTATCCTGGCGGCCGAGGCCCGCCGCGAAGCTTCAATGAGCATCAACAGCTCAATGATATTATCCGCCGGAGCATTAGTGGGCTGTATAATGAATACATCGGCCCCGCGGATATTCTCATTAATCTGGACAAATATCTCACCGTCCGAGAACCGCTTTACCTCACAAGCGGCCAGCTCAATTCCAATATACTTGGCAATTTTTTCCGCCAGGGGGCGGTTCGAATTACCGGTAATTAACTTCAACTCAGGCACGGTTCTTCCCCAATTTTTTAAAAACCCGTCTTCTCAAGTCAAGTATTATAATAGAAAACCGAGGTTTTGGCAAATGGTAATTTAAGGGAATATTAATAAATTGGTTCCGGCGCCGGACGCGGTAAAGTGGGAGCAGATTATTGATGTTTGAGCCAAAAGCATTGGCCCTCCAAGAATTACAATCGAATAATCTAAGATCAATATAGTGAAATGACCCTTATGCAAACGGGAATCAATAACCGAGATTCTATAACAGGGGTTGGCGCAGAACGCTTTCACTTTTGGAAGGTATTTGAAGGAATGGACCGATGGCCGGCACATAATATTTTTATAAGCCGGCAGGATTGGACATCTATAAAACTCGGATTACTTTGGGAGAATGACCGCTTAGGCAGACCGACAGGCCAAAACATCCTAATATGCTGGGGTGGCAGGATTCGAACCTGCGAATGCAAGCTCCAAAGGCTTGTGTCTTACCGCTTGACGACACCCCAGTTTAATAGACTTCGGTACGGCTTTTCAATTCCACTTCATAAGCCTTAAGGACCGCCTCCTCGACAACTCTGCGGGCATCGTTATTAACCGGGTGAGCAATATCCTGATGAGTCCCATCGGGTCTCCGACGGCTCGGCATGGATACAAAAAAGCCCCGGCCTCCCGAAATAATCTTCATCCCGCGAATAACGAACATATCGTCGAAGGTTACATTGGCAAAGCCCTTTAATTTGTCTTCGTCGCGTAATATAATACGCACTTCAGTTATTTCCACGGTAAATCCTCCAGCCGACCTAAAAATTAAATAAATCCGTCCCAGGCTGGCAGAGAAATCGGACGCACAAAGAAAATATCCCACTCCCCCTGGGTTAACTGAGAAAAAACCTTCTCATCGGGCTTGTTCCCAAAAAGGCCGAACATTGTCGGTCCTGATCCACTCATTCGAGCCAATAAGGCTCCGGCGGATTTTAACATCCGCCCGATTTGAGTCAGGACAGGGTAGCGGCTGAAATGATTCGTCTCAAAATCATTTCCCAGCGTCATGATCTGTGCGACCAAATCCGCGAAATCACTACAAGCTGAGAACTTAACGCCGGCATCCGATGATGTCAAGCCCAAATTAAGCCGCTCATAACTCTCTTTTGTTGAAACTGCAATTTTGGGAACAACTAATGCAATCGAATAATCAAAAGGCAGATTAATATCCCTTATCTTATCACCCCTTCCGGTGACCTCAGCCTGCCCCGATGAAAAGAAGAAAGGAATATCGGAACCAAGCTCAAGGCCGATTTTGATCATTTCACTGGTATCAAGATCCAATTCGAAAAGTTTATTAATGGCGTATATTGTTGCTGCCGAGTCAGATGACCCTCCGGCCATGCCGGCGGCAACCGGTATGTTTTTCTGAAGAATTATATCGATCCCGCCCTCCGGAACAAACCTGTCCAACATTAGCCGGGCGGTCTTGGTTATCAGGTTCCCATCGCCTGTTGGTACTGCATAAGCACCTTCACAATAAAGGTTTAGCCCCCTTTTATCCCCTTTGGTAAAGGTTAAATTATCAAAGAGGTCTATCGCCTGGAACCACGAACAGATGTCGTGAAATCCGTCGGGTCTCATCCCCAACACATTCAAAAATAAATTAATTTTCGCTGGTGTCCGTAATTTTAGCATGTCCATATCTCTAAGAGTAATATGACGAAGTTTTGATACAATAAAAATGTTCTTTTTTTCAAAAATTCGATATTTTTTCACAATTTACTCCAAAAAAATCTATTTATATCGCCTTTTGCCAAAATATCCCCATTTTTTACTCCAAACAAAATTATTGACTTTTCGGATGCAGTCCGTTTCTTATGTATTCTTGATATAAAAAGCGTCTATTGAAGGAGTTGTAGAATGGGCAAAAACATAACTGAAAAAATCATCGCAGATCACATTGTAACTGGAAAGATGATCCCCGGCGAAGATATAGCCATAAAAATCGATCAAACCTTAACCCAGGATGCCACCGGCACCATGGCCTATTTACAATTCGAGGCCCTGGGTTTAAAAAGGGTCAAAACCGAAGTCTCGGTTTCATATGTCGATCATAATATGCTTCAGGCCAGCTTTGAAAATGCCGACGATCATCAATATCTTCAGTCCGTAGCTTCCAAGTATGGCATATATTTTTCACGCCCCGGCAATGGCATCTGCCACCAGGTACATCTGGAACGCTTCGGTGCCCCCGGCAAAACCCTGCTGGGTTCGGATTCCCATACCCCCACCGGCGGCGGTATCGGCATGATGGCCATGGGCGCGGGCGGACTCGATGTGGCGGTGGCCATGGGCGGCGGTCCCTTCTACCTTAAAATGCCCGAAGTCATCAACATTCGGCTGAAAGGCAAACTCAGACCGTTCGTGACTGCCAAGGATGTCATCCTCGAGGTCCTTCGGATTTTGACCGTCAAGGGCGGCGTCGGCAAAGTTATCGAGTATGGCGGCCCGGGTGTCGCCGGATTGACCGTTCCTGAACGCGCCACGATCACCAATATGGGCGCGGAGTTGGGCGCAACCACATCGATTTTCCCGTCCGATGAAAATACGAAAGAATTTTTGAAATGGCAGAAACGGGGCGATGTCTATAAAAAACTCGAGGCCGACCCCGATGCCGAATATTCCCGCGTGATCGATATCGATCTCGGCAAGCTGGAGCCGCTTATTGCCCAGCCGCACATGCCCGACAATGTTATTGAAGTCAAAAAACTCAAGAAAATAAAAGTTAATCAGGTGTGCGTCGGAAGTTGCACCAATTCATCCCTGACCGATTTGACCCGCGTGGCAAAAATGCTCAAAGGGAAAAAGGTTCATCCAAATGTTTCAATGACCATCTCGCCGGGATCAAAGCAAGTCTTTGAAGCCATCGCCGACAGCGGCGCCCTGGCCGAGATAATCGGTTCCGGCGCCCGAATAATCGAATCGGCCTGCGGGCCGTGTATCGGCATGGGCCAGGCCCCGTCAACCGATGCGGTCTCAATCCGCTCATTCAACCGCAATTTCCTCGGTCGTTCCGGCACCAAGAGCGCTAATGTGTACCTGGCCAGCCCCGAAACCTGCGTGGCGGCGGCGCTTACCGGTGAAGTCACCGATCCCAGGGAACTGGGAAAATATCCCAAAGTCGAGATGCCGAAATCAATCAGGATTGATGATAGTGGTATTATCCCGCCGTCAAAGACGCCGGCCAAAGTTAAAATCATCCGCGGCCCGAATATTGCCGAACTGCCGCTGAACAAAGAAATGGCCGAATCGATATCGGGAGAGGTTCTTCTCAAAGTCGGCGACAATATTACCACCGATCATATCATGCCGGCCGGAGCCAAAGTCCTGCCGCTTCGTTCCAATATTCCCAAGATTTCCGAATTCGTTTATAATGTGATCGATCCCGACTTCCCCAAGCGCGCCAAAGAAAAGGGCGGGGGCTTTATTGTCGGCGGTGATAACTACGGTCAGGGTTCTTCGCGGGAACATGCCGCTCTGGCGCCGATGTATCTGGGTGTCAAAATGGTCGTGACCAAATCATTTGCCCGAATTCACCTCGCCAACCTGATTAATTTCGGCATCCTGCCCGCCACCTTTGCCAATCCGGCCGACTATGATAAGATCGAACAGGGGCATGTTCTCGAAATGCCGGATATCAGAAAATATGTCAAAGATTCGGACACCGTTGAAATCGTAAACAAGTCAACCGGCGATACATATAAATTCACCATCAGCCTGACGCCACGCCAGCGTGCAATTATCATGGCCGGTGGTCTGCTTAACTATACCAGATCTGGAGGTAAATAAGAGTGGAGGCGGAACAACCCGAGCGTGAGCCTAAAAAGACTCCATTTAATAAATACCATATAGAGGCGGGGGCCAAAATGGTCCCCTTTGCCGGATATCTCATGCCGATCCAGTATTCCGGCATCACCGAGGAGCACCTGGCCGTCAGGAAAAATGTCGGCATGTTCGACATCTCTCACATGGGGGAATTCGATGTGTCCGGCCCGGATGCCCTTGCCTTTATTCAAAAGCTGACCGTCAATGATGCATCCAAACTTACTGTCGGTCAGATACAATATTCCTGCTTGTGCTATGACGACGGCGGCATTGTCGATGACCTGCTGGTGTACCGCCTGAAGGATCGTTACATGCTGGTGGTCAATGCCTCGAATCTTGACAAGGATTTCAAATGGTTGGAAGATCACCTGGAAGGCGATGTCAGACTCATCAACCGCTCCGATGAATACGGCCTGCTGGCCATCCAGGGTCCCAATGCCTGGAAAGTCGTGGCCGAGATGTGCAACTATGACCTGGACTCCATACCTTACTATCATTCCGCGGTGGCGAAGATAGCCGGTCATGAAGTCCTCTTTTCGCGTACCGGATATACCGGTGAGGATGGCTTCGAAATTTACATCACCCACGACGCCGCCGATGATATCTGGGCGGCGGCCGTGAAGGCCGGTAAAAAATATGACATGAAACTGATCGG
The candidate division Zixibacteria bacterium HGW-Zixibacteria-1 genome window above contains:
- the gcvT gene encoding glycine cleavage system protein T — protein: MEAEQPEREPKKTPFNKYHIEAGAKMVPFAGYLMPIQYSGITEEHLAVRKNVGMFDISHMGEFDVSGPDALAFIQKLTVNDASKLTVGQIQYSCLCYDDGGIVDDLLVYRLKDRYMLVVNASNLDKDFKWLEDHLEGDVRLINRSDEYGLLAIQGPNAWKVVAEMCNYDLDSIPYYHSAVAKIAGHEVLFSRTGYTGEDGFEIYITHDAADDIWAAAVKAGKKYDMKLIGLGARDSLRLEMKMTLYGNDIDQTTNPIEAGLAWIVSFEKGGYIAREILEKEKLEKPKRRLICLELEGRAFPRHGHELVANGKVVGHVTSGTFSPSLQKPIAMGYLPLEMTKLGHQVGVKIRDKVFPAVVVKPPFYKEATHR
- the ispE gene encoding 4-(cytidine 5'-diphospho)-2-C-methyl-D-erythritol kinase, translating into MKKYRIFEKKNIFIVSKLRHITLRDMDMLKLRTPAKINLFLNVLGMRPDGFHDICSWFQAIDLFDNLTFTKGDKRGLNLYCEGAYAVPTGDGNLITKTARLMLDRFVPEGGIDIILQKNIPVAAGMAGGSSDSAATIYAINKLFELDLDTSEMIKIGLELGSDIPFFFSSGQAEVTGRGDKIRDINLPFDYSIALVVPKIAVSTKESYERLNLGLTSSDAGVKFSACSDFADLVAQIMTLGNDFETNHFSRYPVLTQIGRMLKSAGALLARMSGSGPTMFGLFGNKPDEKVFSQLTQGEWDIFFVRPISLPAWDGFI
- a CDS encoding ribose-phosphate pyrophosphokinase (catalyzes the formation of 5-phospho-alpha-D-ribose 1-phosphate from D-ribose 5-phosphate and ATP) translates to MPELKLITGNSNRPLAEKIAKYIGIELAACEVKRFSDGEIFVQINENIRGADVFIIQPTNAPADNIIELLMLIEASRRASAARITAVIPYFGYARQDRKDRPRVAIAAKLMANLITTAGAQRIITLDLHASQIQGFFDLPHDHLYSTRVFKDMVSNIECDPLVIVSPDVGSIKMARAFAKHFKADLAIIDKRRPAPNFSEVVNIIGNVKDKNIIIRDDMVDTAGTLCQAANALANAGAISIMAICTHAVLSGNAIERIQESAIKKMFISDSINGPQKKLTDKFEVMSCANLFGEAIMRISGEKSVSSLFNDFPD
- a CDS encoding aconitate hydratase; translation: MGKNITEKIIADHIVTGKMIPGEDIAIKIDQTLTQDATGTMAYLQFEALGLKRVKTEVSVSYVDHNMLQASFENADDHQYLQSVASKYGIYFSRPGNGICHQVHLERFGAPGKTLLGSDSHTPTGGGIGMMAMGAGGLDVAVAMGGGPFYLKMPEVINIRLKGKLRPFVTAKDVILEVLRILTVKGGVGKVIEYGGPGVAGLTVPERATITNMGAELGATTSIFPSDENTKEFLKWQKRGDVYKKLEADPDAEYSRVIDIDLGKLEPLIAQPHMPDNVIEVKKLKKIKVNQVCVGSCTNSSLTDLTRVAKMLKGKKVHPNVSMTISPGSKQVFEAIADSGALAEIIGSGARIIESACGPCIGMGQAPSTDAVSIRSFNRNFLGRSGTKSANVYLASPETCVAAALTGEVTDPRELGKYPKVEMPKSIRIDDSGIIPPSKTPAKVKIIRGPNIAELPLNKEMAESISGEVLLKVGDNITTDHIMPAGAKVLPLRSNIPKISEFVYNVIDPDFPKRAKEKGGGFIVGGDNYGQGSSREHAALAPMYLGVKMVVTKSFARIHLANLINFGILPATFANPADYDKIEQGHVLEMPDIRKYVKDSDTVEIVNKSTGDTYKFTISLTPRQRAIIMAGGLLNYTRSGGK